The following are encoded in a window of Arctopsyche grandis isolate Sample6627 chromosome 4, ASM5162203v2, whole genome shotgun sequence genomic DNA:
- the LOC143911195 gene encoding solute carrier family 25 protein Shawn-like isoform X1, with product MSSLEARAGAPPPDDPRFRFRPEQQATASCSGALITSLFMTPLDVVKIRLQAQQKALLSNKCYLYCNGLMDHLCLCGPGMTSTNARKLHFNGTLDAMMKITKYEGFTSLWSGLSPTLVLAVPCTVVYFVLYEQMRVELMDRYSLKTGKYEQPMWIPLLSGAAGRTAAVTIFNPLELVRTKMQSQKMTFSETRVAVYNMLESRGIAGLWRGLGSTLMRDVPFSAIYWMNYETIKQRYGNRDPKKNGFTFNFIAGGISGSAAALVTLPFDVVKTHQQIELGEKEIYSESSKQKAKSTLEMLKNIYRMHGVSGLFTGTIPRIIKVAPACAIMIASFEYGKSFFQDYNRKQYLDAVERIRPNVISFNG from the exons ATGTCAAGTCTGGAGGCTCGAGCGGGCGCTCCGCCCCCAGATGACCCCCGTTTCCGCTTTCGGCCTGAACAGCAGGCTACAGCTTCCTGTTCCGGAGCACTCATTACATCTCTATTTA TGACACCACTTGACGTGGTCAAAATAAGATTACAAGCCCAACAGAAGGCTCTCCTGTCAAATAAATGCTACTTATATTGCAATGGACTGATGGATCATCTATGTTTATGTGGACCCGGTATGACTTCAACGAATGCTAGAAAACTCCACTTCAACGGaacattg GATGCAATGATGAAGATAACAAAATATGAAGGTTTTACTTCTTTGTGGTCGGGTCTGAGTCCCACATTAGTTCTAGCCGTTCCGTGCACCgtcgtttattttgttttgtatgaGCAAATGCGAGTTGAACTCATGGATCGTTATAGTTTGAAGACTGGAAAAT ATGAGCAGCCAATGTGGATTCCGTTACTTTCCGGAGCAGCCGGTAGAACGGCTGCCGTCACAATATTCAATCCTCTCGAATTAGTTAGAACAAAAATGCAATCTCAAAAAATGACATTTTCAG aAACGAGAGTTGCTGTTTATAATATGCTTGAAAGTAGAGGAATCGCAGGTCTATGGAGAGGTCTCGGTTCCACTCTCATGAGAGATGTTCCTTTTTCAG CTATATATTGGATGAACTATGAAACAATCAAACAGCGTTATGGAAATAGAGAtccgaaaaaaaatggttttacgTTTAATTTTATCGCTGGAGGAATATCGGGAAGT GCTGCAGCTTTAGTTACGCTGCCGTTTGATGTTGTGAAAACGCATCAACAAATTGAATTAGGCGAAAAGGAAATATACTCCG AATCTTCCAAACAAAAAGCGAAAAGCACATTAGAAATGTTAAAGAACATATACAGAATGCACGGGGTTTCCGGCCTTTTCACCGGAACCATTCCTAGAATTATCAAAGTAGCCCCAGCTTGTGCAATCATGATCGCATCATTCGAATATGGCAAATCATTCTTTCAAGACTATAACAGAAAACAATATTTAGATGCCGTAGAAAG AATCCGTCCCAACGTCATATCATTCAACGGATGA
- the LOC143911195 gene encoding solute carrier family 25 protein Shawn-like isoform X2, whose amino-acid sequence MSSLEARAGAPPPDDPRFRFRPEQQATASCSGALITSLFMTPLDVVKIRLQAQQKALLSNKCYLYCNGLMDHLCLCGPGMTSTNARKLHFNGTLDAMMKITKYEGFTSLWSGLSPTLVLAVPCTVVYFVLYEQMRVELMDRYSLKTGKYEQPMWIPLLSGAAGRTAAVTIFNPLELVRTKMQSQKMTFSETRVAVYNMLESRGIAGLWRGLGSTLMRDVPFSAIYWMNYETIKQRYGNRDPKKNGFTFNFIAGGISGSAAALVTLPFDVVKTHQQIELGEKEIYSESSKQKAKSTLEMLKNIYRMHGVSGLFTGTIPRIIKVAPACAIMIASFEYGKSFFQDYNRKQYLDAVES is encoded by the exons ATGTCAAGTCTGGAGGCTCGAGCGGGCGCTCCGCCCCCAGATGACCCCCGTTTCCGCTTTCGGCCTGAACAGCAGGCTACAGCTTCCTGTTCCGGAGCACTCATTACATCTCTATTTA TGACACCACTTGACGTGGTCAAAATAAGATTACAAGCCCAACAGAAGGCTCTCCTGTCAAATAAATGCTACTTATATTGCAATGGACTGATGGATCATCTATGTTTATGTGGACCCGGTATGACTTCAACGAATGCTAGAAAACTCCACTTCAACGGaacattg GATGCAATGATGAAGATAACAAAATATGAAGGTTTTACTTCTTTGTGGTCGGGTCTGAGTCCCACATTAGTTCTAGCCGTTCCGTGCACCgtcgtttattttgttttgtatgaGCAAATGCGAGTTGAACTCATGGATCGTTATAGTTTGAAGACTGGAAAAT ATGAGCAGCCAATGTGGATTCCGTTACTTTCCGGAGCAGCCGGTAGAACGGCTGCCGTCACAATATTCAATCCTCTCGAATTAGTTAGAACAAAAATGCAATCTCAAAAAATGACATTTTCAG aAACGAGAGTTGCTGTTTATAATATGCTTGAAAGTAGAGGAATCGCAGGTCTATGGAGAGGTCTCGGTTCCACTCTCATGAGAGATGTTCCTTTTTCAG CTATATATTGGATGAACTATGAAACAATCAAACAGCGTTATGGAAATAGAGAtccgaaaaaaaatggttttacgTTTAATTTTATCGCTGGAGGAATATCGGGAAGT GCTGCAGCTTTAGTTACGCTGCCGTTTGATGTTGTGAAAACGCATCAACAAATTGAATTAGGCGAAAAGGAAATATACTCCG AATCTTCCAAACAAAAAGCGAAAAGCACATTAGAAATGTTAAAGAACATATACAGAATGCACGGGGTTTCCGGCCTTTTCACCGGAACCATTCCTAGAATTATCAAAGTAGCCCCAGCTTGTGCAATCATGATCGCATCATTCGAATATGGCAAATCATTCTTTCAAGACTATAACAGAAAACAATATTTAGATGCCGTAGAAAG ttAA
- the LOC143911195 gene encoding solute carrier family 25 protein Shawn-like isoform X3 gives MSSLEARAGAPPPDDPRFRFRPEQQATASCSGALITSLFMTPLDVVKIRLQAQQKALLSNKCYLYCNGLMDHLCLCGPGMTSTNARKLHFNGTLDAMMKITKYEGFTSLWSGLSPTLVLAVPCTVVYFVLYEQMRVELMDRYSLKTGKYEQPMWIPLLSGAAGRTAAVTIFNPLELVRTKMQSQKMTFSETRVAVYNMLESRGIAGLWRGLGSTLMRDVPFSAIYWMNYETIKQRYGNRDPKKNGFTFNFIAGGISGSAAALVTLPFDVVKTHQQIELGEKEIYSESSKQKAKSTLEMLKNIYRMHGVSGLFTGTIPRIIKVAPACAIMIASFEYGKSFFQDYNRKQYLDAVER, from the exons ATGTCAAGTCTGGAGGCTCGAGCGGGCGCTCCGCCCCCAGATGACCCCCGTTTCCGCTTTCGGCCTGAACAGCAGGCTACAGCTTCCTGTTCCGGAGCACTCATTACATCTCTATTTA TGACACCACTTGACGTGGTCAAAATAAGATTACAAGCCCAACAGAAGGCTCTCCTGTCAAATAAATGCTACTTATATTGCAATGGACTGATGGATCATCTATGTTTATGTGGACCCGGTATGACTTCAACGAATGCTAGAAAACTCCACTTCAACGGaacattg GATGCAATGATGAAGATAACAAAATATGAAGGTTTTACTTCTTTGTGGTCGGGTCTGAGTCCCACATTAGTTCTAGCCGTTCCGTGCACCgtcgtttattttgttttgtatgaGCAAATGCGAGTTGAACTCATGGATCGTTATAGTTTGAAGACTGGAAAAT ATGAGCAGCCAATGTGGATTCCGTTACTTTCCGGAGCAGCCGGTAGAACGGCTGCCGTCACAATATTCAATCCTCTCGAATTAGTTAGAACAAAAATGCAATCTCAAAAAATGACATTTTCAG aAACGAGAGTTGCTGTTTATAATATGCTTGAAAGTAGAGGAATCGCAGGTCTATGGAGAGGTCTCGGTTCCACTCTCATGAGAGATGTTCCTTTTTCAG CTATATATTGGATGAACTATGAAACAATCAAACAGCGTTATGGAAATAGAGAtccgaaaaaaaatggttttacgTTTAATTTTATCGCTGGAGGAATATCGGGAAGT GCTGCAGCTTTAGTTACGCTGCCGTTTGATGTTGTGAAAACGCATCAACAAATTGAATTAGGCGAAAAGGAAATATACTCCG AATCTTCCAAACAAAAAGCGAAAAGCACATTAGAAATGTTAAAGAACATATACAGAATGCACGGGGTTTCCGGCCTTTTCACCGGAACCATTCCTAGAATTATCAAAGTAGCCCCAGCTTGTGCAATCATGATCGCATCATTCGAATATGGCAAATCATTCTTTCAAGACTATAACAGAAAACAATATTTAGATGCCGTAGAAAGGTAA
- the LOC143911201 gene encoding U6 snRNA-associated Sm-like protein LSm8 translates to MTSGLESFVNRSVSIITADGRNFIGTLKGFDQSVNLVVEESHERVFSAGAPAAQVVLGLHLIRGDNVAVVGQLDEAQDARVDLNTLRADPLPPVVF, encoded by the coding sequence ATGACTTCCGGCTTGGAGTCTTTCGTGAACCGATCCGTGTCGATAATAACAGCAGACGGGCGCAACTTCATCGGCACGTTGAAGGGCTTCGACCAGAGCGTGAACCTGGTGGTGGAGGAGTCGCACGAGCGAGTGTTTTCGGCGGGAGCTCCGGCCGCCCAGGTGGTGCTCGGCCTCCATCTCATTCGAGGAGACAACGTGGCGGTGGTCGGTCAGCTGGACGAGGCTCAGGACGCGAGGGTCGACCTCAACACTCTGCGCGCGGACCCTCTGCCCCCCGTCGTCTTCTAG
- the LOC143910191 gene encoding venom carboxylesterase-6-like, with product MTKTKFFIYCVCAILHFCSGDAPEVRTSQGSLRGAYFNTIKGRKYAAFMSVPFAQPPIGSLRFKATIEAGTWEGVRDATQDSPHCIQSNPYMRSDEISGDEDCLYLNVYTPAEVKDGTPLPVMVFFHGGGWVTGSGNKFHYGPDRLLDRDVVLVGVNYRLGALGFLSTMDEAAPGNWLFKDQNMALRWIKKHIVHFGGDPNLVTIFGESAGAASVHYHMLSPMSQGLFHRAILHSGSALCDWANSSPGHPQKQAKKLGKIMECPIDDNLKMIECLRTKEAKEIIAADKFFYEWDFDPMIPFRPVVEPLNEHSFLSEDPRVLFKEGRFAQVPMMNGLNENEGAIRTSPLLGVPGLLDEFVENFDDLAPVSFMYQHSKDADAITEAIKEFYLKGITISSDTYLNLTDIYSDTYFTAGVDEALNLMLPKASKSIYLYFFTFKGRHSFSEVFGDSTRNYGACHVDELMYLFNIGMFPELEGREKDVSDAVLSIWTNFAKTGDPSSPVRETKLGNIPSWPKLDTSDKWKHVQIGEKLEKQDDLFKIRRHFWRNLPLWPKHHSAIYVKSEKTEL from the exons ATGACCAAgacgaaatttttcatttattgtgTTTGTGCAATTTTGCATTTCTGCAGTGGGGATGCACCCGAAGTGAGAACATCCCAGGGCTCCCTTAGAGGAGCCTACTTCAACACCATCAAAGGAAGAAAGTATGCAGCTTTCATGTCTGTGCCATTTGCTCAACCACCAATAGGATCACTGCGCTTTAAG GCAACTATTGAAGCTGGAACTTGGGAAGGCGTTAGAGACGCCACCCAAGATTCTCCACACTGTATTCAAAGCAACCCATATATGAGAAGCGATGAAATCTCCGGTGATGAAGATTGCCTCTACTTGAACGTTTACACACCAGCT gAGGTGAAAGATGGTACCCCATTGCCAGTGATGGTCTTCTTTCACGGAGGTGGGTGGGTCACGGGTTCTGGTAACAAATTTCATTACGGACCAGATCGTCTGCTGGATCGGGATGTTGTTCTTGTCGGTGTTAATTATCGGCTAG GAGCACTTGGATTCCTGTCAACGATGGACGAAGCGGCTCCTGGAAATTGGCTGTTCAAAGATCAAAACATGGCTTTAAGGTGGATTAAAAAGCATATTGTACACTTTGGCGGTGATCCAAACTTAGTCACAATATTTGGAGAAAGTGCTGGTGCTGCCAGTGTTCACTATCACATGTTGTCACCAATGAGCCAAG GACTTTTCCACCGGGCGATATTACATTCTGGAAGTGCACTTTGTGATTGGGCAAACTCATCACCGGGTCATCCACAAAAACAAGCTAAGAAACTAGGTAAAATTATGGAATGTCCTATCGACGACAATCTAAAAATGATAGAATGTCTTCGTACTAAAGAAGCCAAAGAAATCATAGCCGCTGATAAATTCTTTTAT GAATGGGACTTTGATCCGATGATTCCGTTCAGACCTGTGGTGGAGCCTTTGAATGAACATTCGTTTTTGTCTGAAGATCCAAGGGTTTTATTTAAAGAAGGTCGTTTCGCTCAAGTACCTATGATGAATGGACTCAATGAAAACGAAGGAGCCATTAGAACTTCAC cGCTCCTTGGCGTTCCCGGATTACTGGATGAATTCGTTGAGAACTTCGATGATTTGGCACCAGTGTCGTTTATGTACCAACATTCTAAGGATGCTGATGCTATTACTGAGGCTATCAAGGAATTTTATTTGAAGGGAATTACTATTAGTTCCGACACGTATTTGAATTTAACAGAT ATATATTCCGATACATATTTTACTGCTGGAGTTGACGAAGCGTTGAATTTGATGTTGCCCAAAGCTTCAAAgtcaatttatttgtatttcttcACTTTCAAAGGAAGACATAGCTTTTCTGAAGTGTTTGGCGACAGTACTCGTAATTATG gAGCTTGTCACGTCGATGAACTaatgtatttattcaatattgGAATGTTCCCGGAATTAGAAGGACGAGAAAAGGATGTTTCAGATGCTGTACTTTCAATATGGACGAATTTTGCAAAAACTGG ggATCCTTCATCGCCAGTTCGTGAAACTAAATTAGGCAACATACCTTCTTGGCCCAAATTGGATACATCAGACAAGTGGAAACACGTTCAAATTGGTGAAAAGTTAGAAAAACaagatgatttatttaaaatccgACGACATTTCTGGAGGAATCTTCCTTTGTGGCCCAAACACCATTCCGCCATTTATGTAAAATCGGAAAAAACTGAAttgtaa
- the LOC143910192 gene encoding uncharacterized protein LOC143910192, with translation MICKLPMSHFLCVILLSTITFDLLVSASKDRFNIYKGTDAEELSDLLNPDEESKISYFYRTPQLGGIGTLRVGQTPPVDFGKRTINRFKNYMLAKENQGEDDVGKEEIDPFFG, from the exons ATGATTTGCAAATTACCAATGTCTCATTTCTTATGCGTAATTTTGTTGTCAACAATCACATTTGACTTGCTTGTTTCGGCATCTAAAGAtcgtttcaatatttataaag GAACTGACGCGGAAGAATTGTCCGATTTACTTAACCCCGATGAAGAATCCAAAATATCAT atttttatcgAACTCCACAATTAGGAGGAATCGGTACGCTTCGAGTGGGTCAAACTCCTCCAGTCGATTTTGGGAAACGAACCATAAACCGATTCAAAA ATTATATGTTGGCAAAAGAAAACCAAGGGGAAGATGACGTTGGCAAGGAAGAAATAGATCCATTTTTTGGTTAA